One Spinacia oleracea cultivar Varoflay chromosome 4, BTI_SOV_V1, whole genome shotgun sequence DNA segment encodes these proteins:
- the LOC110785298 gene encoding uncharacterized protein: MIKVDLKKAYDSLEWPFLKTMLSELGFPLKFVNWVMQCLYSVSYSILINGCPTKPIPAKKGLRQGDPISPYLFALGMEYLSRCLAALAEDTNFSYHPRCKKLDLTHMMFADDLLMFSRADEGAVKALFDAFTKFSLASGLEANLHKSEVYLAGVSNHVASSIVSSIEVPKGSFPFRYLGVPLTTRKLSFTDCKPLIDRTVARIKSWTSKFLSYAGRLQLVKSILGKLLSLGSNCVSLRVVEGNTIALKQLCFPKSCGGNLKDLTVWNKAAVLKHCWALALKQDRLWVRWIHAYYIQHRDFWTMPIPNGLTWSLRKIWHNREVFLQANGVDQFVQAGKFRIQKMYKFLHPVGAQVGWKRLICNSHASPKSTFIVWLAVQNRLATKDRLIRWQLNIDGICGLCQVENENLEHLFFSCSYSQEIWKQVLLSLGVNRTVLPWHEEVQIAVKKSRSSQKQACKYSIAFIESVYCIWLQRNAKVFRDHVDPVKTVDVSSSLCAH; the protein is encoded by the exons ATGATCAAGGTGGATCTGAAAAAAGCCTATGATTCCTTAGAGTGGCCTTTCTTGAAAACCATGCTGTCAGAGCTAGGATTCCCTTTGAAGTTTGTGAATTGGGTGATGCAGTGCCTCTATTCTGTTTCTTATTCCATTCTGATAAATGGTTGTCCCACTAAACCAATTCCTGCAAAGAAAGGGttgagacaaggtgatcccatTTCACCTTATTTGTTTGCTTTGGGTATGGAATATCTGTCAAGGTGTCTTGCTGCTCTTGCTGAAGATACTAACTTCTCTTATCATCCTAGATGCAAAAAGTTGGATCTCACccatatgatgtttgctgatgatttgtTGATGTTCTCCAGAGCTGATGAGGGTGCTGTGAAAGCTCTTTTTGATGCTTTTACCAAGTTTTCTTTGGCTTCTGGTTTGGAAGCTAATTTGCACAAAAGTGAAGTTTATTTGGCAGGTGTTTCTAATCATGTTGCTTCCAGTATTGTTAGCTCAATTGAGGTTCCTAAGGGTTCTTTCCCTTTCAGATACTTGGGTGTCCCTCTTACAACTAGGAAGCTCTCCTTCACAGACTGCAAGCCTCTCATTGatagaactgttgctagaatcaAGAGCTGGACTTCTAAGTTCCTTTCCTATGCAGGTAGGCTGCAACTGGTGAAATCT ATTCTAGGAAAGCTTCTATCTCTTGGGAGCAATTGTGTTTCCCTAAGAGTTGTGGAGGGAAACACAATTGCTTTGAAGCAATTGTGTTTCCCTAAGAGTTGTGGAGGGAATCTTAAAGATCTAACTGTGTGGAATAAAGCAGCAGTTTTGAAACACTGTTGGGCTTTAGCTTTGAAGCAGGATAGGCTTTGGGTGAGGTGGATTCATGCTTATTACATTCAGCATAGAGACTTCTGGACTATGCCAATTCCTAATGGTTTAACTTGGTCattaaggaaaatttggcatAATAGAGAAGTATTTCTGCAGGCAAATGGAGTGGATCAGTTTGTGCAAGCTGGTAAATTCAGAATTCAGAAAATGTACAAGTTTCTTCATCCAGTTGGAGCTCAGGTGGGATGGAAGAGATTGATTTGTAATAGCCATGCTAGTCCAAAGAGCACCTTCATTGTGTGGCTAGCAGTGCAGAACAGACTTGCTACAAAAGACAGATTGATAAGATGGCAGCTGAATATTGATGGTATTTGTGGTTTGTGTCAGGTGGAAAATGAAAACTTGGAGCACCTTTTCTTCTCTTGCTCCTATTCTCAGGAGATTTGGAAGCAGGTTCTGCTTTCTTTAGGTGTGAATAGAACTGTGTTGCCTTGGCATGAGGAAGTTCAGATTGCAGTGAAGAAAAGCAGAAGCTCACAGAAGCAAGCTTGCAAGTATAGTATAGCTTTCATTGAGTCTGTTTATTGTATTTGGTTGCAAAGAAATGCTAAGGTCTTTAGGGATCATGTTGATCCAGTTAAGACTGTAGATGTCAGTAGTAGCCTCTGTGCTCATTAG